One part of the Homo sapiens chromosome 19, GRCh38.p14 Primary Assembly genome encodes these proteins:
- the PIN1 gene encoding peptidyl-prolyl cis-trans isomerase NIMA-interacting 1 isoform X1 translates to MQKVRTPRPREDISHLNPDSDLNPGRVYYFNHITNASQWERPSGNSSSGGKNGQGEPARVRCSHLLVKHSQSRRPSSWRQEKITRTKEEALELINGYIQKIKSGEEDFESLASQFSDCSSAKARGDLGAFSRGQMQKPFEDASFALRTGEMSGPVFTDSGIHIILRTE, encoded by the exons ATGCAAAAG gtgagaacACCAAGGCCCAGGGAAGATATATCACATTTGAACCCAGATTCAGATTTGAATCCAG GCCGAGTGTACTACTTCAACCACATCACTAACGCCAGCCAGTGGGAGCGGCCCAGCGGCAACAGCAGCAGTGGTGGCAAAAACGGGCAGGGGGAGCCTGCCAGGGTCCGCTGCTCGCACCTGCTGGTGAAGCACAGCCAGTCACGGCGGCCCTCGTCCTGGCGGCAGGAGAAGATCACCCGGACCAAGGAGGAGGCCCTGGAGCTGATCAACG GCTACATCCAGAAGATCAAGTCGGGAGAGGAGGACTTTGAGTCTCTGGCCTCACAGTTCAGCGACTGCAGCTCAGCCAAGGCCAGGGGAGACCTGGGTGCCTTCAGCAGAG GTCAGATGCAGAAGCCATTTGAAGACGCCTCGTTTGCGCTGCGGACGGGGGAGATGAGCGGGCCCGTGTTCACGGATTCCGGCATCCACATCATCCTCCGCACTGAGTGA